The Fusarium musae strain F31 chromosome 10, whole genome shotgun sequence DNA window GCAAGGTTCCGAGCACGAGCTCCACGCTACCATCCTTTCTCATGGGAGAGATGACCAAGAAACGAAATCGTCTATGACCACGTTCAATCTGTGGCCGCATTGTTTCCGGGCTTCCCCCCTCAAAGAATGAGTCACCAAACGAGATGTCGCTTGTCTGAAACAGCATCATGTTGGATATCATGGCGTTCATGTGTTCGAGACCCAtgtttgctgttgctggcttACTATAGTCTGTCATGGAACGCAGTAGAGTAAATGTGTCATGGACGAGTGATGGCGTGATTCGTGCGGCTGCCTCTCGAATCACGCGCGCAATCTGTGAGATGTTTGTTTCGGGAGAGCAGAGAGTTTCGATGGACATGACTGGGCGGTTCATAACAAGCAAACTGCCCATGTAGGACGACGGCAACAGTGACGAAAAGTAAGGCCGGCCATCAATTGGCATTTCGAGAATTGACAGCTCATCAGGCTGAAACACCTGGTTCCTGATCTCCTTGGCCACTCTATATCTAGACTTGATTGACGCACGCCAGAAAAAGGCTTGCACGATGTCAATCACTGATGTAGAGACACCCTTGGTTCCAGGATCTGTCAGGGCTTCTTGTTTGAGTTTATGGATGCTCTCCCCGGAAAGAAGGAAGACTGTAGTGCTGAGTGATCGCTCGCTCGGAGCAGCGGGCCATACTGGGCTTCCCGGGAACATAGGGGCGGGAGGGAGAGTATTCTGCGTAGTACGAGGCTTTTTGGCAGCCATGATCTCGTTGTGAGAGGCTGTCCCATTGCGCAGGTCGACGCCAATCTCGGGCGTGAAAGGAAGAAACCCCCACGTGCCAGGATCAACCTCATGAACCGGCTTTGCATATCCTTCTTGCTCCCAAATAATCTCAGGAAGATCATGATTGAAGCTTTCGGGATCGAACCAGTCACACGTTGCCGTCTCATCGCCGTCAAGATACCGACAGCACTCGGCCCATACTCTAATTGCCACCATGACGCCAACAGCATCTAGACAGGTGTGAATGAAGTTGGTGGCCAAAATGCACCCACCTTCAACGAAATTGGCCTGTGCGACGAGTATATCTGCTGGCATCGGAGGGAAAGGTGGACAATCTAGTACAAGGTCATCGCTGAACAAAGATGGCGAGAAGCCTGCTTGACGCATCTTCCCAAATGACGGAAGGACCCGAGAAAGGTCTTTGTAGACCAACTGCCTCGGCTTGGAGGAGGCTGGCAACGGGTGAGGAGGTATCGTAATGCGATACTCGCCTTTCTTATATCCAAACTCGTGCTCCGAGGCCAGCATCATTCTGCCGTCAAGCTCGGGAATGATCTCAAAGGCACGAACAAGTCCAGCCTGTAACTTGGCAAAGGCTTCGTCGAAGCTGACGCCTGGCAGAAGAGCAAAGTAGAAGTTGAGACCCATGTAGTGATTGGGATTGACAGCATCAAATGGGTTCATCTTGGATCCCAGATGTCGCTTGCGATCACCTacaatcttcttcatctcatcacattCGATGCTTGAACATGGTTTGTCTGCCGTTGCGCTTGTCTCCGCGTCACTCAATAAGCTCATCGCAGTTTTCctggccttttcttcttccaatatcttgagaagctggacaGAAAATTCGTCTATCGTTGGATGGGCATACAAATGGCGGGGAGCCAGCCTTTCCTCCAGCCCTGTAACGGCGCGGATGATTCTGATGACTCGAAAAACGAGAAGAGAGTCTAAGCCGAGGTCAAAGACGTCCTCGTCGGTCGGGAAGTCCTCAACCTCTGGCAAAACAGACCGTATAACATGAGAGACCGATTCTCTCACGGTGTCAATCGATGTAGTGTCGATCGAGAATGCATCAaaatcttcatcctcagcttCCTCATCTCGGGAGATGTAGAAGCGCTCGATAAAGTCTGCATAAAGATCTAGAGTGGCGCGGCGTTTGATGGTCTGTTTGTCTGTTCGTATAAAGGGCCTGTCTACCTCGGAGAAGGCTATATACTCTCTTTGCAGTCGAGTCTTCTGGAAAGTAGAGTTATTTGCCCTCTCAACGATCGCCCAGATGCTATCGAACAGCTCGTTGTTCTTCTCGGAGTGGTCTTTGAGCTCAATCAGAAGACCTGCTTGAGGTTTCCCAGTGCCAATCATAAGGCAGCCTTCGACTGCAGGATGCGTCGTTACCAAAGCCTCTGTGTCCAAGGGAGAGATCTTGTACCCATTGGAGAGTACAACGACATCATCACTTCTACCACTGAAGGCCCAGAGATTTGGATTCGTCGGGTGTCTGATGTACAGATCCTTGAGATTGACTGAGTCCTGGTCAGGGAAGGTATAGAATATCCCCTGGAATAGAGCCCAGTGCTCATTACGGTGTACCCAGTGTTCGTATACACCAGGCTGCACCTCTTTGAACTCAAATCCTGAGTAGGGATGAAAAGCAAACCAATGCCAGTCTTCTCTCGGAACCCAAAGATTGCCGATAAAGAGACCTTCCGTTGTGCCTGTGAGGTTGAGTACCCTGACTACTTCATTGACCTTGGAAACAATGGCGGGGCTGACGGGACCTGAAGATGAATGTCAGTGATTCACGCCCATTGCATTTCAAGATGGGTTAAATCTACTCACCACCAGAGGCGCAAATGAACTTGGAAgacttgaacttggccaaAGCTTCTGAGTTCTCGCCTAGCTCGTCCACAAGTGAAGGTACCATACTCCATATGTCGACATGACCAGTGAGTGACTCAATCAGTCCTAGATTGGGCAAGACACCCGAAGGCCCAAGGATACAATGAAGATTGAACAAAGAAGGCATAAGTATATCCATGATTACACCGGCACCCTATCAAGGACGTTAGCTGGCGTAGCTTGCATCATATGCAGGTGCACTTACATGGCTCATAGGAAAGGAGGAGTAGATCCGATCACCTTCATTCCAATTGTCCGTCCAAGGAGCCAGCCCACCATCACCTTCGATTGGAGGCAGCAGTCTAACGGCATCCATGGTACCGATCAAACCGTGCGTCCACAGAATTGGCTTTGGTACGCCAGTAGTTCCCGAAGTGTGCAATATGCAAAATGGCTCGTTGATGACACTCTCGAAGGCCTTATCAAACACGAATGGCTCTGTTGACTCGGAGTCCAGAAGCTCATCTACACTCGGGAGATCGAGAACTCTCATGTACTTCTCCTGCAAAATCCCTTCCACTAGGGGGAGCGTTGCTTGCTCTCGGGGCTTCACCCAAATATTGCAATCTGAAGCATTGAGAACAGCTAACGCACCGGTGATGTTGTTCTTTGGCGAAAGAAAGAGGGCCTGTTTGGACTCATTTAGCATCGTTTGTCCAATGACGGGCTCTGGGACAACTTACAGCACAGCCAGCCTTGACAGCACCATAGGTCAACAGCACATGCCGAATGTCATCTAAATGTGTGTGAGATCTACATATATGATCCATAAAAGTTGAGTGTGTACTTACGAGGTCCAATGTAACCCAAAGATTGGATCTTCGGCGGCTTCTGTGTTACAGCATGCTCCTGTGCCGGATCGCCGTTGGGGGCTGCATTCATTTCATTGAGATGTTTATAGAGCCACCATGCTGTTTTGTCAACGGCCCGTGCAAAATCTCGTGCGTTGATATCCTTGAATGCTGGGACACCATCTGAAAAGCTGGCAATGGAGTAGACGATGCGTTCTGGATCCGCCTTCGCCAGGCGATCAAGGATCTGGGGAATAAGTCTCCTCCCATAGGAGGAATCAGTGTCAACCATTTTGGGCAAGAAATGAGGGCCCCTTAAGGTTGGTGAATTATACAAAGAGGCCTTACAGCAAGTTCAACAGTGCCAACTTTATCCCAGGCGGTGGTGGGTTAGCGAAGTGGCAGGTAACAAAATGTGAGACCACGATCCTAGACGACAGAAAGATTAGAGCTGCTTTAGATGAGTTTATCATAACAAGTTCTAAGCTTTGGCATTTTATTTTTTCCACCCTAAGGATCCGCATCATCTTGGAATTCTTTTTGGTATAGGTGTCGGAGAGTTTGAGTCCCATCCAATTAAACACGGTACAAGAAACAAACTCATTCTCGCTCATGAgaaactttttttattttttctcATTAACGCCACTAACCAGAAGCTCGCATGACATGCCTGTGTAAGGTTAGCCACAATTGACGAGGCGACGTTTGAGCACATCGTTTAGTGTCTTGATGCATGTAACTTGCTCAGTCCCCCTGTCCACTCTTGATCACCCTGGATCGTGAGCATATAATCAGCCTCAAGTGGGTACCTTGTGCGCAGTTTCTCACAGCCGCGTTGATGCCACTGCATGCTATACGAGTTCCTTCTCATCGTCTCACACATACTCGGCTCAGTTGAGGTTCCTGCAGCTTGTCACTACAGTGCATACGCCGACGCCCGAATATCGTCAGATCGGCCGAATCCTCTGGCGGAATTGGTCATCAAGACCTTCTTCTGACGCCCAGACTTGACCCTGCACATGTTTAGCTTCATATTTAATATCCATGGAAACTTGTAGTCGGGTTCAAACTTTGACCGCTTTGCATATTTCCACCGCA harbors:
- a CDS encoding putative NRPS-like protein biosynthetic cluster (EggNog:ENOG41~antiSMASH:Cluster_10.2); translation: MVDTDSSYGRRLIPQILDRLAKADPERIVYSIASFSDGVPAFKDINARDFARAVDKTAWWLYKHLNEMNAAPNGDPAQEHAVTQKPPKIQSLGYIGPHDIRHVLLTYGAVKAGCAALFLSPKNNITGALAVLNASDCNIWVKPREQATLPLVEGILQEKYMRVLDLPSVDELLDSESTEPFVFDKAFESVINEPFCILHTSGTTGVPKPILWTHGLIGTMDAVRLLPPIEGDGGLAPWTDNWNEGDRIYSSFPMSHGAGVIMDILMPSLFNLHCILGPSGVLPNLGLIESLTGHVDIWSMVPSLVDELGENSEALAKFKSSKFICASGGPVSPAIVSKVNEVVRVLNLTGTTEGLFIGNLWVPREDWHWFAFHPYSGFEFKEVQPGVYEHWVHRNEHWALFQGIFYTFPDQDSVNLKDLYIRHPTNPNLWAFSGRSDDVVVLSNGYKISPLDTEALVTTHPAVEGCLMIGTGKPQAGLLIELKDHSEKNNELFDSIWAIVERANNSTFQKTRLQREYIAFSEVDRPFIRTDKQTIKRRATLDLYADFIERFYISRDEEAEDEDFDAFSIDTTSIDTVRESVSHVIRSVLPEVEDFPTDEDVFDLGLDSLLVFRVIRIIRAVTGLEERLAPRHLYAHPTIDEFSVQLLKILEEEKARKTAMSLLSDAETSATADKPCSSIECDEMKKIVGDRKRHLGSKMNPFDAVNPNHYMGLNFYFALLPGVSFDEAFAKLQAGLVRAFEIIPELDGRMMLASEHEFGYKKGEYRITIPPHPLPASSKPRQLVYKDLSRVLPSFGKMRQAGFSPSLFSDDLVLDCPPFPPMPADILVAQANFVEGGCILATNFIHTCLDAVGVMVAIRVWAECCRYLDGDETATCDWFDPESFNHDLPEIIWEQEGYAKPVHEVDPGTWGFLPFTPEIGVDLRNGTASHNEIMAAKKPRTTQNTLPPAPMFPGSPVWPAAPSERSLSTTVFLLSGESIHKLKQEALTDPGTKGVSTSVIDIVQAFFWRASIKSRYRVAKEIRNQVFQPDELSILEMPIDGRPYFSSLLPSSYMGSLLVMNRPVMSIETLCSPETNISQIARVIREAAARITPSLVHDTFTLLRSMTDYSKPATANMGLEHMNAMISNMMLFQTSDISFGDSFFEGGSPETMRPQIERGHRRFRFLVISPMRKDGSVELVLGTLPEELNMFMSDEEFTKYAVLLDHKRA